A genome region from Hevea brasiliensis isolate MT/VB/25A 57/8 chromosome 7, ASM3005281v1, whole genome shotgun sequence includes the following:
- the LOC110671022 gene encoding UBP1-associated protein 2B produces the protein MVKTQKTVLIKKSDIIADQNPLQKPKLKKRKIIKAHLPTPPPKTTHTDSDSASDENSNFDSDSIDLPTLLEPYTKDQLIELLSLAAAKYPSLYPLINEHADREASHRKIFVHGFTWDITREKLLSEFEPFGEIEDCNVVMDKVTGKAKGYGFVLFKTRKGAAMALKDPKKNINNRIANCQLASVGPVNGAKNQDVGARKIYVGNVQGSIDKEKFRAFFAKFGEIESGPTGFDKETGRSRGFALFVYKTVEGAKRALEEPHKVFEGQQLHCSIATDGKSKTNQVQVQVQQQQQQQQLPQGQVLAAVAAAQNFALFGQRPGFNPLYGGLLGNPLAAAASPGPTGIISPVMAGAMSQSLVPTRQVGGLGVARQSLLGNYGAGRGLQHVYSNARTGQGGVRRGQELFGSFA, from the coding sequence atgGTGAAAACCCAAAAAACCGTTCTCATCAAAAAGTCAGATATTATCGCCGATCAAAATCCCCTCCAGAAACCCAAACTCAAGAAACGAAAGATTATAAAAGCTCACCTCCCAActcctcctcccaaaaccacCCACACTGATTCTGATTCTGCTTCCGATGAGAATTCCAATTTTGATTCTGACTCCATTGATCTCCCAACTCTCCTTGAACCCTACACCAAAGACCAGCTCATCGAACTCCTCTCCCTCGCGGCTGCCAAATACCCCTCTCTTTATCCCCTCATCAATGAACACGCGGACCGGGAGGCGTCCCACAGGAAAATCTTCGTCCATGGTTTTACCTGGGACATCACGCGTGAAAAACTCCTCTCCGAATTCGAACCCTTTGGAGAAATCGAGGATTGCAACGTTGTAATGGACAAAGTCACTGGGAAAGCTAAAGGGTACGGTTTCGTTTTGTTCAAGACGAGAAAAGGTGCAGCTATGGCGTTAAAAGATCCCAAGAAGAATATTAATAATCGGATTGCCAACTGCCAATTGGCGTCTGTTGGGCCAGTTAACGGAGCTAAAAATCAGGATGTTGGAGCTAGGAAGATATATGTGGGTAATGTGCAAGGGAGTATTGATAAAGAAAAGTTTAGAGCTTTCTTTGCTAAGTTTGGAGAAATTGAGTCTGGGCCGACAGGTTTTGATAAAGAAACGGGAAGGTCGAGAGGGTTTGCTTTGTTCGTTTATAAGACGGTGGAGGGAGCTAAAAGGGCACTGGAGGAACCACACAAAGTGTTTGAGGGTCAGCAGTTGCATTGCTCTATAGCCACGGATGGGAAGAGCAAGACTAATCAGGTGCAGGTACAGGTACAGCAACAGCAACAGCAACAGCAACTACCGCAGGGTCAGGTGTTGGCGGCAGTAGCAGCAGCGCAGAATTTCGCATTGTTTGGACAGCGCCCTGGGTTTAATCCACTTTATGGAGGGTTGTTGGGTAACCCACTTGCTGCTGCTGCTTCTCCTGGTCCTACTGGGATAATTAGTCCGGTAATGGCTGGTGCAATGAGCCAGAGTCTCGTGCCAACTCGTCAAGTTGGAGGATTAGGAGTTGCACGTCAGTCACTGCTTGGGAATTATGGGGCAGGTCGGGGGTTGCAGCATGTTTATTCAAATGCACGGACAGGACAGGGCGGGGTGCGTAGGGGTCAGGAGCTTTTTGGGTCATTTGCTTGA
- the LOC110671024 gene encoding uncharacterized protein LOC110671024, producing the protein MEASYGLVTVALINGALTCAVEAIASLLVSAALVKAAQDPVEFFLTNKPRMKGDDAHGQAKPVDAGGDDGNEDDDDDDEGDGEFGEGPEELSSEDGGDNGNNTNNNKSNSKKGPDDGAGGAEENGEEEEDDDEEDGEDQDDDDDDDDDDDDDDDGGDEEEDDVDEVEDEGEEDEDEEALQPPKKRKK; encoded by the exons ATGGAGGCTAGCTACGGCTTAGTGACAGTTGCGCTAATTAACGGTGCACTAACGTGCGCCGTTGAGGCAATAGCTAGTTTGCTAGTTTCGGCAGCATTGGTCAAAGCAGCCCAG GATCCCGTGGAATTCTTTCTGACTAACAAACCTAGAATGAAAGGAGATGACGCACATGGCCAAGCGAAGCCAGTTGATGCAGGTGGAGATGATGGCAATGAAGATGATGACGATGATGATGAAGGGGATGGGGAATTTGGAGAAGGCCCAGAGGAATTATCATCTGAAGACGGAGGGGACAATGGCAACAACACCAATAACAACAAAAGCAACTCAAAGAAGGGTCCAGATGATGGAGCAGGGGGAGCCGAAGAGAATGGAGAAGAGGAAGAGGATGATGATGAGGAAGATGGTGAAGATCAAGATGATGACGACGATGATGATGAtgacgatgatgatgatgatgatggtggggACGAAGAGGAGGACGATGTTGATGAAGTAGAGGACGaaggagaagaagatgaagatgaggaAGCCCTCCAGCCCCCCAAGAAGAGGAAGAAGTGA